A stretch of Numenius arquata chromosome 11, bNumArq3.hap1.1, whole genome shotgun sequence DNA encodes these proteins:
- the TXNDC15 gene encoding thioredoxin domain-containing protein 15, producing the protein MWWLLLALALLGRALPSGTVTERSASGQPRSPGGGPAQDGGEPVRYRTAEMADAMLGSGLPEQQAVVLSVVPGEVKEGQASAVAKGACDAATGGDGCGTGSSPAGAPAQGREQTGLETVLPVPVEEPNSTDSAKAPKVNCEERNITGIDHFTLQILNVSQDLMEFLNPNSSDCTLVLFYTPWCRFSASLAPHFNSLPRAFPTLRFLALDASQHSSLSTRFGTVAVPNILLFQGAKPMARFNHTDRTLETLKDFIFNQTGIEAKSEVAVTEADWEGPLPSVLTKGIDWLLLFSLLFLAGFVMYATVRTESIRWLIPGQEHEHQE; encoded by the exons atgtggtggctgctgctggcgctggcgTTGCTCGGTCGGGCCCTCCCTTCAG GGACGGTGACGGAACGGAGCGCCAgcgggcagccccgctcccccgggggcggccccgcgcAGGACGGCGGCGAGCCGGTACGGTACCGGACCGCGGAGATGGCGGACGCCATGCTGGGCAGCGGGCTCCCCGAGCAGCAGGCCGTGGTGCTCTCGGTGGTTCCGGGGGAGGTGAAGGAAGGCCAGGCATCCGCCGTCGCCAAGGGGGCTTGCGATGCGGCGACCGGAGGCGATGGGTGCGGCACGGGGAGCAGCCCTGCGGGTGCCCCGGCCCAGGGCCGGGAGCAGACCGGGCTGGAGACGGTGCTGCCCGTTCCAGTCGAGGAACCGAATAGCACCGACAGCGCCAAAGCTCCCAAAGTGAACTGTGAGGAGAGAAACATCACTGGCATCGACCACTTCACGCTGCAGATCCTGAACGTGTCTCAG GACCTGATGGAGTTCTTGAACCCAAACAGCAGTGACTGTACCTTAGTCTTGTTCTATACGCCCTGGTGCCGCTTCTCTGCCAGTCTGGCACCTCATTTTAATTCTTTACCTCGAGCTTTTCCAACTCTTCGCTTCCTGGCCCTGGATGCGTCTCAGCACAGCAG TTTATCAACTAGATTTGGAACCGTGGCTGTACCCAATATCCTCCTTTTCCAAGGTGCCAAACCTATGGCTAGATTTAATCATACGGACAGAACGCTGGAGACACTGAAAGACTTCATTTTTAATCAAACAG gtatAGAAGCCAAAAGCGAGGTGGCTGTGACCGAGGCGGACTGGGAAGGTCCCCTGCCCAGCGTTCTGACCAAAGGCATAGACTGGCTGCTTCTCTTCTCCTTGCTCTTCCTGGCTGGCTTTGTCATGTACGCTACCGTCCGAACGGAGAGCATCCGCTGGCTCATCCCGGGTCAGGAGCACGAACACCAGGAATAA